A single Lactuca sativa cultivar Salinas chromosome 8, Lsat_Salinas_v11, whole genome shotgun sequence DNA region contains:
- the LOC111882373 gene encoding uncharacterized protein LOC111882373, producing the protein MPATNLGGSSQVVPVTTQSIPLQCPKLTATNYTSWSIMVESILQAYGLWEAVNPETGKAIQAKKNLMARAFVFETLPEDILLQVAKHKDAKDVWEALRVRYLGAKRVQKARLQTLRTELEMLKMKEGDTIDEFSGKLSEIASKFKSLGSSLEDEIVVGKLLNSVPKKFLQIVASIEQYSEIEDMSLEEAVGRLKAYEERIKVLDKDDNDQNQNKLLLSKEEWEERTKYGNFNQDQSGQGRGRCQGRGRGRGRDGRFQNEDRREQGMYRDKRHIKCYNCQEYGHYAAECPKKEIKEEEANMIQDDDEPALL; encoded by the coding sequence ATGCCAGCAACAAACCTGGGAGGATCAAGTCAAGTTGTACCCGTGACCACTCAAAGCATCCCGCTGCAATGCCCCAAGTTAACAGCTACAAATTATACAAGTTGGTCGATTATGGTGGAGTCAATCTTACAAGCATACGGCTTATGGGAAGCGGTTAATCCGGAAACTGGAAAAGCGATTCAGGCAAAGAAAAATTTGATGGCAAGAGCATTTGTGTTTGAAACTCTACCCGAAGATATATTGCTTCAAGTGGCTAAGCATAAGGACGCAAAAGATGTGTGGGAAGCGCTTCGTGTGCGGTATTTAGGAGCCAAAAGAGTTCAAAAGGCGAGACTGCAAACACTTAGAACCGAGCTAGAGATGTTGAAGATGAAAGAGGGTGACACGATTGATGAGTTTTCGGGGAAACTTAGTGAAATTGCATCCAAATTCAAGAGTCTTGGGTCTAGCTTGGAGGATGAGATAGTGGTAGGAAAACTACTAAATTCAGTTCCTAAGAAGTTTTTGCAGATTGTTGCATCAATTGAGCAATACTCCGAGATAGAGGACATGTCACTTGAGGAAGCTGTGGGAAGGTTGAAGGCATATGAAGAGAGAATCAAGGTTCTTGATAAAGATGATAATGATCAAaatcaaaacaaacttttattgtCAAAAGAGGAATGGGAAGAAAGAACCAAGTATGGTAACTTCAATCAAGATCAATCTGGACAAGGAAGAGGTCGGTGTCAAGGAAGGGGTCGTGGTAGAGGTCGAGATGGCCGGTTCCAAAATGAAGATCGAAGGGAACAAGGTATGTATCGAGACAAGAGACATATTAAATGCTATAATTGTCAAGAATATGGACATTATGCAGCTGAGTGTCCtaagaaagaaataaaagaagAAGAAGCTAATATGATTCAAGATGATGATGAGCCAGCACTACTTTGA